A window of Hevea brasiliensis isolate MT/VB/25A 57/8 chromosome 14, ASM3005281v1, whole genome shotgun sequence contains these coding sequences:
- the LOC131172497 gene encoding disease resistance-like protein DSC1, which yields MGKDIVGEEKEIGKRSRLCNSKDIYKVLTKDVATERVEGISANMSEIRYMELSSTAFKLEVLDFEGRTKLVEIPLSKGCLCQLRELQLKSCMSLKSIPSSIGESKFLHELDFGGCSKLASLPDTICNLKSLTTLKVSGCVNLNGLPENLGNLESLKWLCADESGITKLPSSKNQLRHLEALDCSRCKGLILPSLTGLSRLGYLTLNNCQMLQLHDSLGSLTSLETINLRGNNIEFIPESIKQLSMLRKLDLRDCKRLKYLPELSLSSLINLYASNCTSLESASIVFPLPENNHWFRHLYFSNSISLDEGACRKIIENVLAANHLRPNYGGARLQIAGSEAPQRIRYQNKRGSSLSFSLDRHDLMGLSFFAVLEPKIHPSIVYTKIGCMALFTSESGCSRHDKFYMSWYDYQLKFQSENVFLWRSSISLDSNECFSKASFQFFTEYYDNDGADKVRSEDVIVKCGVHPIFKHKRGKIEMRGTRKSNQLSFKD from the exons ATGGGTAAAGATATTGTTGGTGAGGAGAAAGAGATTGGAAAACGAAGTAGATTGTGTAATTCTAAGGATATATACAAAGTATTAACAAAAGATGTG GCGACCGAAAGAGTTGAAGGCATTTCAGCAAACATGTCCGAGATTAGATACATGGAACTAAGTTCTACAGCTTTC AAACTCGAGGTTTTAGATTTTGAAGGCCGTACAAAATTGGTTGAGATTCCCTTGTCAAAAGGGTGTCTCTGTCAACTTCGTGAATTGCAGTTGAAATCATGCATGAGCCTCAAGAGTATTCCAAGTAGCATTGGTGAGTCAAAATTTCTCCATGAACTTGATTTCGGTGGATGCTCAAAACTAGCAAGTCTTCCAGACACCATTTGCAATCTCAAATCTCTTACGACACTTAAAGTAAGTGGATGTGTGAATCTCAATGGACTGCCAGAGAACTTGGGGAATTTAGAATCTTTGAAGTGGCTTTGTGCAGATGAAAGTGGAATAACAAAATTACCATCCTCCAAGAATCAATTGAGGCACTTGGAAGCATTGGATTGCTCTAGATGTAAAGGCTTAATATTGCCTTCTTTGACAGGTTTGAGCAGACTAGGATATCTTACTTTAAACAACTGTCAGATGTTACAACTTCACGACAGTCTCGGCTCGCTAACATCATTGGAAACAATAAATTTACGTGGAAATAATATCGAGTTTATACCTGAAAGCATCAAACAACTTTCTATGCTAAGGAAGCTTGATTTAAGAGATTGCAAGAGACTTAAATATTTACCAGAGCTCTCACTGTCATCTCTGATTAATTTGTATGCATCAAACTGCACGTCTTTGGAATCAGCATCAATTGTGTTCCCACTCCCAGAAAATAACCATTGGTTCCGCCATTTATATTTCAGTAATTCCATCAGTTTAGATGAAGGTGCATgtagaaaaattatagaaaatgtgTTGGCAGCAAATCATCTTCGG CCCAATTATGGTGGTGCAAGGTTACAAATTGCCGGAAGTGAAGCTCCACAGAGGATTAGGTATCAGAATAAAAGAGGATCTTCTTTGTCTTTCTCACTTGACCGGCATGACTTGATGGGGCTCTCCTTCTTCGCCGTACTTGAACCCAAAATTCATCCTTCTATCGTTTATACAAAAATTGGATGTATGGCTTTGTTCACAAGCGAGTCTGGATGTAGCCGTCACGACAAATTCTATATGTCATGGTATGATTATCAACTGAAATTCCAATCAGAAAACGTGTTCCTTTGGCGTAGTTCAATCTCTCTGGATTCCAATGAGTGTTTCAGCAAGGCCTCATTTCAATTCTTCACCGAATATTATGACAATGATGGAGCTGACAAGGTAAGAAGTGAGGATGTGATAGTTAAATGTGGAGTTCATCCAATATTCAAACATAAAAGAGGAAAAATCGAGATGAGGGGGACGAGGAAAAGCAACCAACTCTCCTTCAAAGATTGA
- the LOC131172498 gene encoding disease resistance-like protein DSC1 encodes MASSSSFSSCALAPRLKKHDVFISFYGKDIREGFLSHLQKELKQNQIYAFVDENLERGEDILSSLLAKIEESYVSIVIFSENYAYSSWCLDELVKILECNIERKQIIIPVFYGINPTHVQELEGSYCDAIVKHKKESNNNSNKLDAWISALKKISNLSSFVAENIKPDSKLIEQIVNHTLKKLDDLVISSDYWNDGLVGINSRVKDVEELLCLELVDVRRIGIWGMGGIGKTTIASKIFERIWNQFQGRCFIANGYPLFCPLLSRESSHNKKILIILDDVSDVTLVSIDFLIGKHVVIGSGSRIIVTSRDKQLLKNVGTEIYKVKKLNDHEALELFSFHAFKQNFVKKEFMKLSRKAIDYASGNPLALKVLGSNLFEKTLEEWEDKLRN; translated from the exons AtggcttcttcttcttccttttcttcttgtgCCCTCGCCCCTCGATTGAAGAAACATGATGTGTTCATTAGTTTCTATGGCAAAGATATCCGTGAAGGTTTTCTCAGCCATCTCCAAAAAGAATTGAAACAAAACCAAATATATGCATTTGTGGATGAAAACCTTGAGAGAGGAGAAGACATCTTATCATCCCTATTGGCGAAAATTGAAGAATCCTACGTCTCAATTGTCATTTTTTCAGAGAATTATGCATACTCTTCATGGTGTTTGGATGAGCTAGTAAAAATACTTGAATGCAATATAGAGAGGAAGCAAATAATCATACCAGTTTTTTACGGTATAAATCCAACCCATGTTCAAGAGCTGGAAGGGAGTTATTGCGATGCAATTGTCAAGCACAAAAAAGAATCCAACAACAATTCGAACAAGCTGGACGCTTGGATCAGCGCTTTGAAGAAAATAAGCAACCTCTCCAGCTTTGTTGCTGAGAATATTAA GCCGGACTCTAAATTAATTGAGCAAATTGTCAATCACACCTTGAAAAAGCTAGATGATCTTGTAATTTCAAGTGATTATTGGAACGATGGCTTGGTGGGAATTAACTCACGTGTCAAGGATGTTGAAGAGTTATTATGCCTTGAGTTAGTAGATGTACGACGTATTGGAATTTGGGGAATGGGTGGGATAGGAAAAACAACAATTGCTAGCAAGATATTTGAGCGAATTTGGAATCAATTTCAAGGTAGATGCTTTATTGCAAAT GGATACCCTCTATTTTGTCCTCTTCTATCAAGAGAAAGCTCTCACAACAAAAAAATCCTCATTATTCTTGATGATGTGAGTGACGTGACTTTGGTGTCAATTGACTTCTTAATAGGAAAGCATGTTGTTATTGGTTCAGGAAGTAGAATTATTGTAACAAGTAGAGATAAACAGTTGCTCAAGAATGTGGGTACCGAAATATATAAAGTCAAGAAATTGAATGATCATGAAGCTCTTGAGCTATTCAGTTTCCATGCCTTTAAACAAAATTTTGTGAAGAAAGAGTTTATGAAGTTGTCACGCAAGGCAATCGATTATGCTAGTGGCAATCCACTAGCTCTTAAAGTTTTGGGCTCCAATTTATTTGAGAAGACTTTGGAAGAATGGGAAGATAAATTGAGAAACTAA